The following are from one region of the Hymenobacter sp. YIM 151858-1 genome:
- a CDS encoding NAD(P)-dependent oxidoreductase, translating to MKTLALFGATGKTGRQFLDQALAAGYRMRALVRDPAKLPVQHPNLEVIGGDVLNPDDVARTVAGTEVVVSLFGHVKGSPEWLQTNGTRHIVQAMQQHGVRKIISLSGGGLPYEQDRPKLPDYLIRGIMKLAVPKVLNDAIRHAELLQASGLDWLIVRGPRLTDEPRRGQYRVGWVGVNASTKVGRADLAAFILQQVEDNGFVHKMPFVSY from the coding sequence ATGAAAACCCTTGCCCTCTTCGGCGCCACCGGCAAAACCGGCCGGCAGTTTCTCGACCAGGCCCTGGCCGCCGGCTACCGCATGCGCGCGCTGGTGCGCGACCCTGCCAAGCTGCCTGTGCAGCACCCCAACCTCGAAGTTATCGGCGGCGACGTGCTCAACCCCGACGACGTAGCGCGCACCGTAGCCGGCACCGAGGTGGTGGTGAGCCTGTTCGGCCACGTAAAAGGCTCGCCCGAGTGGCTGCAAACCAACGGCACGCGCCACATTGTGCAGGCCATGCAGCAGCACGGCGTGCGCAAAATCATCAGCCTTTCGGGCGGCGGCCTGCCCTACGAGCAAGACCGCCCCAAGCTGCCCGATTACCTTATCCGGGGCATCATGAAGCTGGCCGTGCCCAAGGTGCTGAACGACGCCATCCGGCACGCCGAGCTGCTGCAAGCCAGCGGCCTCGACTGGCTGATCGTGCGCGGCCCCCGGCTTACCGACGAGCCCCGCCGCGGGCAGTACCGCGTGGGCTGGGTGGGCGTAAACGCCAGCACCAAAGTAGGCCGCGCCGATCTGGCCGCCTTCATCCTGCAGCAGGTGGAGGACAACGGCTTTGTGCACAAAATGCCCTTTGTGAGCTACTAA